The stretch of DNA AGTGGACAAGTCACACCACTGGTGTTAAACTTCATTGTGAGAAATCACAAGTGCAAATTGGGTGTAGCAGCTCATCACATTGTTACTGATAAAAGAACAGTTTGAACAACCTTTATGTTTCTATCTCTTCAGGATGATCTCTAAGATCAGCATTGAAATCAGcaagaaggaggagaagagaggccTGTTTGGAAAAAAGTAAGATGCTTGTTTCAAACACGGCTGACCCAGAGCCCACAGTCACCCACTCACCTTTCCTTTaatcatgacattttttttctgtttttactgatttaaatataaaatacaatactgCTGTTTTCTGTAAGGTAGAGTATATATTTAATGTCATACAGATGTTGTGTTAACCGTCTGGTCTCTCTTAAAGAGCCGCTGGTCTTCATTCTGCCTTTCTGTTTTGGtgtaattcagttttttttttttatataatccAGGATTACATTATAAAACACAGTTGTTGCTTCACACTACACGCACAGAACATGTTTAaagaaatattcaaatatttgaaattataaatatatattttgtttgaaATTACGTAATAGAATGTAATATTTCAACATGTGTTTAGACAGATATATTATAGGAATATTAGAGAGGGTTTAAAATAATATGCTGTGAAGTAGCAGGCCTACTGATTATGTAATTCAGCTGATTGTTTTAAACCTGCAAGCtgtaaagttcataatcaaaaatattaataataatctgTTTTACCCATCACAGACCAACACCCAAATATCATGAACCAGGTACCTTTCTTTTATTAATGTCTCACAAACTTTCTTATGTTGGGTCaaaatggttagggttagttctttacaatatttattatttagtaTATAATTTCTATaccatgtatatatatattatattatatttaatattttaaacatTATAATGTTAACATGTTATACTCTCAATAAAGTTAATCTTAAtttaagtataaatatataaatatatagatattaaTATAATCATCTGTGAGCTGCTTTCTCCTTTGCAGAAATGGCTGCTGACGTTCAGGGATGGGCTGAAGACGAGTTTGTAAgttcatctttttttatttttgtctttctgtctctcttttcatttaattttgaccaggAGAAAACAACACTATTGGGATTTTACGAGTAACGTGTAATgtgttgtgttaatgtgtggGGAAAAGACGAAGTGACGATCTCTGGGAATTGAGATCCAAAAATCACACCTCTAATTACCGCTTAATCGCCAAAGCGAGAGAttgtaactttaaaaatgtattctttttATGGTGTTTTACAAGAAAAGAAGACATATGCTGCATATATGGTGCTGATTGCTAAGTTGTTGCCAAGTGCTTGCCAACGTGTTCAGGGTGGTTGCTATTGTGTTCTCTGTCATCCAcctttctgtctgtccttcACTTCATCAGGATGATGAAGAGTTTGAAGATGACTACGAGAGTCCATTCAGCGGTGATGATGAGGGCAGTGGGGGAGACTACGAGTCCCCAAATGATGACAACGACGGGTCCAACGATTACGAGCCCCCTCCCTCCGAACCTCCAGAGGACCTGGCTAAAAAGCTGTGCCCCACCCTGCCCATCGGAGACAGTGATTATATCGGTAGATAACAGAAAGGATGCAGCCTCACTCTCACTACTGGACGCTTTTTCCACATAGATGATGTTTTAGTTGGTTTTGGACCATTTAAAGTAAAGAAATATGACATATTATGTTATTTTTTGCACCATTAATTTGCTTTGGTCGGTTATGTTGTGCAGCTCCTCTATTTATCTGAGGCAATGTCCTGCAGTTACAGTTAATCAGGATACTAAGGTAGAAAATCAGATGTTTATTCCTTCAGATTTAACATATTTCTTCATACACGAGGACTTGAAAGTACGACGAGTATTAGGGCCACTAATAGAAAAGAAATTAGGTGATAATaccatgaaaaaaaagtcttaatgtTTATTACAACACAGTATTAAAATCTCCACTTCTTATTAAATTACGACTTTATTATCTTACCACTTTTGttcttgaaatattatgactttattctcattaaattaaaaaaaattattctagcaatattacgactttttttcaatattgcAACTTTATTCTTgtaggcttttttttcttcctaataTTATGTTATGACTTTATTCTCATTAAATTAAGACTTTATTCTCGTAATATTACCAATTtctttctcaaaatattacaactttcttCTCAAAATAAGTTgttacacctgtgtgtgtgtgtgtgtgtgtgtgtgtgtgtgtgtgtgtagatagcCATTTGTCCTCCAGAGGCCCACCCCCTGCTGTGTGTCCTCGCCCCCCAGTATCCACCCTGTCTGCACCTTCACCTCGGATGGTGAGTCTCATTTCAATCCTCAAGTGATTTAAACATTAGTTAAACTGTTAACACCAGTTCAGTTAATTAAACCtctaattgtgtgtttgtgtgtgtagccaGGAGAGTCTTCTTCCTCTAGAAGAGATGCCTCCCCCCACTCTGGAGCAAGACAATGTAAGTTCACACGTTAACAGACACGTCTTCATAACTCAGTGAAATGTGACCATACGGACATGAAACACATATTGATATATTTCAGTGTTACTTGCAATTCCTGAGCATATCATTATCTCTGATGTCCATCCAGAATAAATCCACTTAGAAATGATAGAAAAAAAGATGCTGCAGAACCTGAAAATCATcatgtttttaagttttcttcagTATTAAAGTAATTCATTGGTAGTTATCTGTACATTCATGGGTACATGAttcagtacactgttaatggAGACAATTTCATTCTGTTTTAATTCTGTTGTGTTCAGTTCCTCCAGGGCCACCACAGATCTTTCGTGGCAACAAACCGGGCCGAGATTCGGGATCCAACGTGTCCCCGGCCAGAGGTAACACTGAACCGGCATGCTTTTTTTAAAGGACAACTATcgctgattgattgatttcttTACTttgctttcatttcatttctatgaAAAATAACCTGCAGAGAGAAAATCCATCACATTCAACATTGACAATATATTTTTgccaaagataaaaaaaaactaaaactttgTAACCTACACTTCTGGTGCATTCAGTGCCTCATTGCCTACAACTATAAAACAAAGAAGGAATTCGGACAGGTTGAAAACTAAATGTTCAGTTCAATTGATTTTATTGTtgtcatctttattttattgCATGAAGTTTTCTTCTTCATAATTCTCCTGGCAGACACACAATGATAatgtaacaaacaaacaaacaaacaaacaaacaaaaagattaaattaaattaaatgtgatGTATTGGTCATCTATATAAGTATCCTGTTATTTAGCTGATGTTTTAATGACAATGACATTTACTTTTCTCTTCTCCACAGGACCTCATCGCAACACAGTGGACAAGGTGaagttttctttttaactaaaGTTTATTTAACAACAAACAGCAGTTATCAGGTGGATCTATGTAAATATACTGAAAATTATCTGAACTGAAGGATGTTTTTTCAGTAGTTTAATTTCAGAAATTACATGCAAAGTGATCATATTAGTAACATagaaaactgaaaacaaaacCAAGAACAGAACCTTGAGGAACTCTATTGTTATATCACCACAAACACTGAAAACTTCCCTGTAACttgtaattatttaattaattattgtattaattTTATTACTGTGTTTCTTACAGCCAGGCACACATCCTAGGAGGTAAGAACAGACACAGTGTTCATCATATTTATTAGGGAAAAATAAGGGGGCACCACAACGGTCTGGGACTGAGCCCTCTTCTATTAACACTTTACATAAACAATATTGTCACTCCAACACAGACTTATAATATCCATTTTTATTCAGAAGGCTTGTATGCATTTGGCTCCACTTCAACTATATTATATCAAATGTAGTCAGCAGTGTGACTTTTGTAAGCAAACTGAAGTAGGTCTAAGTGCCCAGCCACAGGGGAAGTTAGGTAAACTGTAGAATATTACCATAAGGTAGACAAACGCAGAAACAGACATAAgaccctttcacacatgcactgcaactCTGAACTTATCTAGACATTACTCGGAtgagctgtatgtgagaatgCAAATGCCCGAATCAGTTGGACCGGACATCAAACGGtctttaccctgccagctccctAGTAGCCtacaaagtctgtgtaatgtctGATTGAGCCCATGTGTGAATAGTGCAGCTCATTGTCCGAAGAATTAACAGCGAGCGAGTGGGCCTGTTCATGATGTTTCTATCATGCGGCTTGTGCGAAACCGTAAGAAAACAAGAGAGAGTGAAGAAAAAGGGTGATTGTGGAACTTCTGTCGGTAAGGGCTGATGCCGAATCGTCAGACAAATTCAAGAAACGGCAAGAGACTCGGTTGTTTACGACCAAATTACAGACCGGCTTTGTGACCGCGGTGTAATCTGTCTTTCAACCtgaccctaaccttaacccttcgGAGGTAGATGCTAACTCAAGTGTTGATGCTTGGGCAGTATGCCAGTTTCGTTTGGTAACTAGGGTCATAGAAATGCGGTCCTAGAAATGTGTTCCTAGGACTGCGTTCCTGAACCTGCAGCTTCCTTTGTTGCAGTAACATAGCTGCTACTCTACCCAGGTGCAACCCCTCGCCTAAACCAAACAAAGTATTTCCAGTAGGTGAGAACATGTCTGACACagacaatctcctgttgtgtgctaaATGTAAGAAATGGAAACTTCAGACAATGTTTCGGACATTGTCTGGAGTTCATATGATAAAACAGCTCTAAAAATATCTGAACCTATTCTTCAATCTTTAATGTGTACAGGCCTCAGACGGACACTCCCGATCCTCCCACCTGGACCAAACCACCTGTTCTTCCTCCGTCCTCCACCTCCGTCAACAGGAGCAACTCCTCATTCAGACCTCCTGCCAACAGGTCTGCACAAAGTCATTCATCAAATCATCTCAAATTAAATTGTGAAGTTTTTCAAACATACTTGACTTTTCatccaattaattaattatctcacacgcacacacacacacacacacacacacacacacacacacacacacacacacacacacttttgtttccttatttatgtttttacttCAATTCGTAATGATAAAACCGTTCAAACAGCTTGTTTGATAATAACCAGATTTTTGCTTGTGGTTTGGTTTTACAGGTTTGTTGGAAGTAGAGAGGTAAGTTTCTGCTCTGACAGAGTTTTATTGTGATGGTGAATTTGTCTAGAATGAGCTCTCatccttttcttctttctctcatcaGCAAATACCAGATGAAGGTGAGAtttctttttctgcttttttattgttcatttcataaacaaaaGTATATTCCAAAATATCAGAGTGATTCTCTAAATTCTTCTCTATCTTTCAGTTCCTAAACACAACACCTTCCCCCTCCACAATAAAGGTCACCTCCCCCGCATTGGACTCTCCGGGCCCCCCTCACGCCCAGGAGACAGGTATGCTGCACACCACACTGTAATTGCGCtttgtgagaacacaaacatcCTAAACTGGGGCCATATTCACAAAATATCTTAAGGCTAAAAGTAGCTCCTAACTTGCTGTATTAGGAGtaactctttaaaaaaatgggCATGTCAGTCCTAATTTTAGGACTCCTATGTTTTTGGTGTTTTAGCTCTAAAACCAGCCATTAAATCTGTCAAAGGTTAGAAGTAGGCCTACCGTAGTCAACAGGACAACAGTGACTGTAAGTCACTAAGAGCAAATCACATACAATCCTAAACTTACTTTGAATTTTCTTATAATAATTTCCTTACTTTCATGCACAAGTAAGGCAAGAAATAAAAGCTGTTCTTGAGTCCAGTTTGGTTTTCGTTTGCACGTTATTTGCACTCGTTATCAGCCATGGTTATTGTGGTCTGATAATTATGAGGCTTCTTATGCTGCCTACACTTGATCTGCGGTAAAACTGGTCTGCGCTGGCTGTgccattgttttcctatggTGAGGGCGGTGGATACAACTCGAAGAAAGCGCTATCCTTGGCGTCGCACACCGCTTGGAATTGCCGCCGAGCGCTGCGCCTATAGTTCAAATTACTTAAACTTTGACCTCATTGATTTGACCTTTCAAGGTGCAAACAATTCCAGAAGCAATGATGACTTTTACCTGTGCTGCACTTTGCCTCTCTGCTCTGTGCCCTACCTCCCAGTTTTACCACGGATCATGTGTAGGTGACTTTTCATGGATACTTACAAGTTCTCCCAATTCCTTGGGAACCCACtagtggtcaaagcctccacAGGGTAACTTTTAGTCAACTATTTCTGGCATGTATGATGCATAATCTGTtacctttgtttgtttttgaccAGTCTGCCTCCCAGTGTTCCCTCTACAGGCTCTCTGCCTCACAAACTGCAGTCTGGTAAGaagacaacaacacaaacacaaacattaaaggaaaagtttgacattttgggaaattgtctgcttattctctttcttgctgagagtaaAGCCCCTTTCAAATGGCATTAACATTGCCTTGTTCAAAaggtgaatgagaggcaaaaCTCTCCCAACTTCTCTTTTTCATAACTCAGTAAAATGTGACATAGACATGAAACACATATTGATATCATTCAGTGTGACTTTCACTTCCCGAGGATATCATCATCTCTGATGTCCATCTAGAATAAATGTATTGGAAATCATAGgaaaaaaagctgcaaaacCTGCCTGAGAAtcggcatttttttttttacgttttcttCAGTTTTAGATTAACCCAGTGATTGTCTGTACATCCATAGGTACATTGCAAACAGGAGCTGCTGATAGATCATTCAGCACACTGTTATTGGACACACTTTGACTAAATGTATGTCGTCTTATTGCCTCCCAAATAGGCCTAATCATATACAGCTTCGATGCGCtgtgtggtgtgtttttttctgttaatgTAAAACCAAACAACATTGCTTTTTGTTGTTAATGTGATATTAAAACACCATAAAACGCCCCACCCAGTCTTGTGTCAGCCCTGTGGAAACACTAGAGGGTGCTCTGTCACCTACAGACTCTGTGGCTGCTTCATCCAGCAGGAATATTACTGTCaataagttgtgtgtgtgtgtgtgtgtgtgtgtgtgtgcagcgatTGCCGAACAAAGAGGCAGCTTCGTAGgatcagacagacagtcatTTCATCCTTCTCCAGCCACAACaggacacacacaggtaacaaaacacactcttacacacacttacacgtttgtctgtctctacatGTGAGGACCGTCATTGGCATTCCCTAGCTCCTAATTCTAACCTGAACCTTAAAATCAATTCTTAACATTCAAATGGTCCTTTGACATATCAGTCAATCAAGCAATCAATCAAACTGTAtatgtatagcacctttcatacagGTTAGCTTCACAGATGGCTGACAATAATAAgactgaaaaagacaaaaacaatttgAGACCAATGCAcgcaagattaaaaaaaaattatttaacagtaataGTAGTAAAACAGAGTGAAATATAACTACATTAAAGAACTACATACAATagattaaaaagacaaaacaacttTACAAATGATGGGAATAAAGCACAATAAGATAGACTTAAAagctaataataaaataaaatctaaaaagcTAAATAAAAGCTAGACTAAAACTAGATCAAATACATTataaagacaaaacaaagacaaatgaaATTGATGAGggaaaaatatacaatattaataataatacaaacacattttttacagaataaatacaattaagtatgttaataatataatgtaaataaTGTCTATAAACCATTCTTAATCAGTAGTGATTACAATTGATCACAATGCAGAAATGTCCTCACTACGATGGTTTAAAACTGTTGGTCCTCACAAAGATAGCAATACAAGAAGTTTTTATTACATTTCTGAGCTTCAGGGACACCAAATCCATCAAACACACTTTTATTTCCTCACCTAACTTACTGTAATGGTCTCCTAACTGGCATAAATCAGAAAATGATTCATAGACTCCAAATGATACAGAACAACGCAGCTGAAGTACTAACAAACCAAGAAAAGAGATCAAATTACCTCTGTCTTAATGTCTAAATTAGAGAgtcaattttaaaattttaCTCATTACCTTAAAAGCCCGTCATAGCCCCAGACTCTGAATGACTATGTTCCTATAAACCTGCACACAGTTTGAGGTCCCCTGTTAGCTGTTAATGGTGTATAGCTAAAGGTGTTTTTATGTGTGAACAGCAGGTGGTGCTGTCgtctttgtgtttgttgctCTGTAAGtataatgtttttatatatattgtgtgtagGAGCTGGACCCTCGCTGGTATGTGGGTAAAGTGACCAGAGGTCAGGCAGAGGGATGTCTAAAACAAGTCAGAAAGgtaacaaaaagtaaaataatagtAGCCTACAGAACATTTGAtgtattcctttaaaaaaaaaatgtttgaaggTATttttttagttactttgcatgcAATGTTTTGATGGAGAGAATTTGactaaatgtaaacaaataggCCTATAGGCTCAATAAATATGGGTAGTAGTTTAACATCAGTTTTTCTGTGACGTCCACCCCTTATGTATTATTCTGTGACTGTGTTGAGGACGGGACATACCTGGTCAGGGACAGCACCCGGCAGCTGGCCAATCAGCCCTTCACCCTGATGGTCTTCTATCAGGATAAAGTCTACAACATCCAGATCAGACAGCAGAACCAGAAGTTCCAGCTTGGAACTGGACTCAAATCCCAGGAGGTAAACATGAAGTTACTGACCAGAGGCCTTCAGAAGAAGTAAAGTTATCTAAGGGGCTAAACCTGTTTGTGTAATGTAACTGTATTGACTTTgtatttgaaatgaaaatgtgagCGTTGTCCCATTCACTTAAATTGACCATTCATTAAACTTACAAAAAGCCAAAAGTTAGCATTTCATTTGCTAACTACTTTCATTTGTGTGGTTacgtaaagaaaaaaacacttaacacTATGAGGGAGTCGGTGTTCGGTGCTATCAGAATtgaggctaatgttagcatatCTGTCCTGATCTGGATTTGGGGAAGTTTACACTCCAGCTTAGTCCTCGTCCTCAGTTTATTTTGTCTTGTAACGTTAAAGTGAAACAAACTGTCCAGCAGAGTGTCTGTCGGTATGACTGGTTAGCTCAGACTACCAGAAGTTTTGATACTAACATATTAAAGTTGTGTATGTCTGCACGCTAATTCAGTATTTAACATTTACCATCTTAGCACATTAGCATGCTATGTGAACATTAATCCAGTATCAGTTTTAGGCCTCCTACAGGCCTTACCCCTCCAGCTCCtctgtttcattttttaaatatgctgGGAGGAAGAGAATTTGTGGATGTAGTTATCGTTTGATACATCGATAGTTTTGACACAGCCAGAAGTGTCTTTAGCAGCCCCTAGTTGACATTAGAGAAAGTGCAGCTGAAAAAAGCTCTGACTTCAACAAGTCACGTTGGTGATTGGTCAGGAAAACtttaatcgtgtgtgtgtgtgtgtgcagtcttTCCCGTCAGTGAGTGGCATCATCGGCCATTACTCCCAGTCTCCTCTGCTCCTCATCGATGCAAAAAACCGCAGCTCCAGCCAGCAAAACCAGTGTCTGCTCTCTGACCCGGCTGGATACCACATGACCGGAGAGACGTGGTCCTGACCAGATAAACTGGATCACACCAGATCACAAAACTAAACCAAAGGGAATTAAGATTAATGTCTACCTAAAACGCCATTGAGGCGTGGTACTCGCCGATACCCGatccagcattttaggcagtatctgTGGGatttccgatactggtatcggtatggGAACAACTCCATAAACATGCTCAGGTTTTTATCTGTAACAATGAGTaaaaattattttgcacatgTTGCTTCGTGTGCTTATTTTTGACCATTGACAAACTAGAGTTTCTAGCTTTATGTCAGCGCTCAGTTTTGAGTTTAAAGTGTTTGACACAATAAACCTTTATACTTAAAAGCTCTAAAACATTTCTGAGAGGTTTTAGATTGTTTTGTCTGTATGATGCTACTTCCAGTACAATATATTGAATCAATGCTATATTTCTATAGCATTTAGTTAAAGTATATTTCACATTCAAACTATGCATGTTGATTGCAAAACTTGTCCTGGTTCTATCTTCAGCTAAGCAAAGAAAATCCCACGTTTCATGATTGTATTTTCCATTCTTTTTGTTAAACAATGCAGATGAAACCTCACAAGCCTCCAATGTTCATACTTTGTGCATTCAGTGTgggacatttttatttcactgttAATGTATCagatgtaaatgttttttttctctcaggtGTTTAATTAAAACATCATGAAAACATTAGCAGCTTTATTGTTTCTCTGAAGGAGaagaatataaatatttaaaatatttaaaattgtaAACAGCATGTGTTCTAAATGTCCCTGCCACTATGAGCAGTTTGTAGCCACATTAGCTAATCAGGTAACAAGAAATAGACCATGTTTACACTTACTTTCTGGgtcttgttcaattgtgtttgtctgttctgtatgtttaaa from Sander lucioperca isolate FBNREF2018 chromosome 13, SLUC_FBN_1.2, whole genome shotgun sequence encodes:
- the lcp2a gene encoding lymphocyte cytosolic protein 2a isoform X2 translates to MSSDRGPSRVEVTGWSPQQLADYLKRMGLSGCDKVVMKNSISGSRFVNLSDNDLQKFPKLHAPMISKISIEISKKEEKRGLFGKKPTPKYHEPEMAADVQGWAEDEFDDEEFEDDYESPFSGDDEGSGGDYESPNDDNDGSNDYEPPPSEPPEDLAKKLCPTLPIGDSDYIDSHLSSRGPPPAVCPRPPVSTLSAPSPRMPGESSSSRRDASPHSGARQFPPGPPQIFRGNKPGRDSGSNVSPARGPHRNTVDKPGTHPRRPQTDTPDPPTWTKPPVLPPSSTSVNRSNSSFRPPANRFVGSREQIPDEVPKHNTFPLHNKGHLPRIGLSGPPSRPGDSLPPSVPSTGSLPHKLQSAIAEQRGSFVGSDRQSFHPSPATTGHTQELDPRWYVGKVTRGQAEGCLKQVRKDGTYLVRDSTRQLANQPFTLMVFYQDKVYNIQIRQQNQKFQLGTGLKSQESFPSVSGIIGHYSQSPLLLIDAKNRSSSQQNQCLLSDPAGYHMTGETWS
- the lcp2a gene encoding lymphocyte cytosolic protein 2a isoform X1 encodes the protein MSSDRGPSRVEVTGWSPQQLADYLKRMGLSGCDKVVMKNSISGSRFVNLSDNDLQKFPKLHAPMISKISIEISKKEEKRGLFGKKPTPKYHEPEMAADVQGWAEDEFDDEEFEDDYESPFSGDDEGSGGDYESPNDDNDGSNDYEPPPSEPPEDLAKKLCPTLPIGDSDYIDSHLSSRGPPPAVCPRPPVSTLSAPSPRMPGESSSSRRDASPHSGARQFPPGPPQIFRGNKPGRDSGSNVSPARGPHRNTVDKPGTHPRRPQTDTPDPPTWTKPPVLPPSSTSVNRSNSSFRPPANRFVGSREQIPDEVPKHNTFPLHNKGHLPRIGLSGPPSRPGDSSLPPSVPSTGSLPHKLQSAIAEQRGSFVGSDRQSFHPSPATTGHTQELDPRWYVGKVTRGQAEGCLKQVRKDGTYLVRDSTRQLANQPFTLMVFYQDKVYNIQIRQQNQKFQLGTGLKSQESFPSVSGIIGHYSQSPLLLIDAKNRSSSQQNQCLLSDPAGYHMTGETWS